In Planococcus shixiaomingii, the DNA window CGGCTAATTGTTTCCGGATCTCCCATGATGGTATACCCCAGCCGGTGGTGAAGAATTTCCAATTCAACTTGTGACAGCGATTCAAGAAAGTCGGTAGTAGGTGGGATGAGCTGGCTTAAATTATTGGTGTAGATATCGATATACACCTGCAGATGGCTGGCGGAAATGAATGCTGCGTCTTCCATGGAGTCTGCTGCGATTACATTAATGGCCGCGATCACATAAGGCTCTTGTAAATGGGCAGACGGCTGGAAGTTTTCCCGGTAAATAGCGAGTGCTTCTTCCATCGTCTCCGGTGAAAATTGAGCGCCAAAAGCATACGGCACCCCCAGATTCGCAGCGATTTTGGCTGAACCCGTTGAAGAACCTAAAATCAGGACCGGCACATTCGTACCAATTCCCGGATAGGCGCGAACTTCTCCTTGTACTTCCTCGTTTCCTAAATAACGCAAAATATCCCGGACTTCCCGTTCAAAGAAAAACACACCATTATGATTGGAGCGGCGAATCACATCCGCTGTTCTTTGATCCGTTCCTGGTGCTCGGCCCAACGCCAAATCCACACGGTTTGGATACAGGGTTTCGAGCGTTCCAAATTGCTCCGCTACAATTACCGGAGAATGGTTCGGCAGCATAATCCCGCCTGAACCTACCCGGATGTTTTCTGTATTCGCCAATATATGCTGAACGATTGTTGCGGTAGCTGCACTTGCATACGCATCGTGGTTATGATGTTCCGCAAACCAAATCCGTTTATAGCCCATTTCATCTACCGCTTTCGCCAATGATACCGCAGAATCTATTCCTTGTTTCATGGTTTCACCTTGCCTTAATGGAGCAACAGATAAAACGGACAGTTCAAATTTCTTCATTTTTTCACCTCTAAAATTTATTGTTTGCTTCGGTATTGTGCAGATGGGGATGCCTTCTTCACGTCAGCGGCTATGCACGTTACCTTTTAACTTCTTTAGTTCTTAGCCCTTTCTTTAAGAGCCTGTTTTACAATTCCGTGGATGGTGTGATTTGGGGTTTGAAAACTGAAAATAGCAAAGCTCCTGCAAATCTTTTTAATAAAGCATGAAATTCTTCCGCATTAACCTTGCCTCCGTGGATCATAACCTCGTATAAACCCCAGCGATCTCTATATGAATAGGATGAACCTTCATAACCATTGCGGGTATAGAACTTTCTTCTGGTTACTCGTTGCTCATAGTTGCTTGCTGTCTCGTCAATAACTTCTATATTGAGTATGATTCGATTGTCCGGGTACTTCTCTTTAATTTGAGCGAGCGCAAGGCTGCCATATCCTTTTGACCTTATCTTATTGTCTATTGCTATATACAGGACATACGTTAAGTCTTCACGGGTTATTAAGTAAGTAAATCCGACAAATACATCGTTGTCATAAATAACAAGAAAGTCTACAAAATCCTGTTTTGCTTTCCATAATAAAAGCTTCATGGGTATCCGTTCATTTTGAGGGAATGAACCCTCATATAATTCTGTTACTTTCTTGATTTCCTTTCGGTTATCAAAAACTGATTCAACTCTTAAATTCATCTCATCAAATCCTTATACGTCTTCTTTTTCGTTCCTAATCCCTTGCGTTTAAGTTTTATTCACCAAGTGTATGCGGCCGGTTTTTTCTTTCTTGCCATGCAATAAGTAATAAAGGAATGACGTCGTCATAACTGCAATTCCCAATATCGCATACATAGTAGGAAAGCCGGTTATGGGAATGACGAGCCCTAAAAGAGAAGGGCCAAATCCATTGCCGATGTCAAAAAAGATGAAGAATGTGGCAGTAGCGAGTCCCATGCGATGAGGTGCTGCAACTGTCACTGCGATGGTCTGGCTGATAGAAGAAATATTCCCAAAACCAAAGCCGATTAAAGCAGCTGCGATTAAAAGAGTTACAGCGCTGCTTGCCGTACTGAGGAGAAGCATTCCGGCACCGAAAACGAAAAAAGCCGGATACATCACATAATTCGGTCCTATCTTGTCCATCAGCCGACCGGTGAACGGCCGTGATATCAAGACGGTTACTGTATAGACAATAAAGAAAAAGCTGGCTGTATCCACCAAATCCAGCTCGATCGCGTATAAATTTATATAAGAAAGAACACTGGAGAAGCAGAACGTCATGATCAGGACAATGAAACTGATGGGAAGTGCTTTCGGCTCAATAAGACCCGAAAACTTGAACCCTTTGCCGTCCTGTTCCATTTCCGCTTTTTCTATTTTAGGCACACTTACGAAAAAGCCCACCACCGTACTCACAACCCCTAACAAAAGGCAAAAGATAAAAATCATCTCAAACCCTGTATGCTGAGTCATATAGAGACCGGTAAACGGGCCAAGACCGGTAGCCAT includes these proteins:
- a CDS encoding MFS transporter; amino-acid sequence: MKQLQPKLWTKDFIILSLVNFFLIFVYLLLNATIALYALKELDATTGQAGLVAGIFIIGALAGRLLTGGIVAKIEYKRLLMIGLVFFTLTILLYFVDYGLTFFIVSRFLNGFTLGITTTVIGTLVALTIPASKRGEGIGYFAVSTAMATGLGPFTGLYMTQHTGFEMIFIFCLLLGVVSTVVGFFVSVPKIEKAEMEQDGKGFKFSGLIEPKALPISFIVLIMTFCFSSVLSYINLYAIELDLVDTASFFFIVYTVTVLISRPFTGRLMDKIGPNYVMYPAFFVFGAGMLLLSTASSAVTLLIAAALIGFGFGNISSISQTIAVTVAAPHRMGLATATFFIFFDIGNGFGPSLLGLVIPITGFPTMYAILGIAVMTTSFLYYLLHGKKEKTGRIHLVNKT
- a CDS encoding GNAT family N-acetyltransferase, yielding MNLRVESVFDNRKEIKKVTELYEGSFPQNERIPMKLLLWKAKQDFVDFLVIYDNDVFVGFTYLITREDLTYVLYIAIDNKIRSKGYGSLALAQIKEKYPDNRIILNIEVIDETASNYEQRVTRRKFYTRNGYEGSSYSYRDRWGLYEVMIHGGKVNAEEFHALLKRFAGALLFSVFKPQITPSTEL
- a CDS encoding LLM class flavin-dependent oxidoreductase is translated as MKKFELSVLSVAPLRQGETMKQGIDSAVSLAKAVDEMGYKRIWFAEHHNHDAYASAATATIVQHILANTENIRVGSGGIMLPNHSPVIVAEQFGTLETLYPNRVDLALGRAPGTDQRTADVIRRSNHNGVFFFEREVRDILRYLGNEEVQGEVRAYPGIGTNVPVLILGSSTGSAKIAANLGVPYAFGAQFSPETMEEALAIYRENFQPSAHLQEPYVIAAINVIAADSMEDAAFISASHLQVYIDIYTNNLSQLIPPTTDFLESLSQVELEILHHRLGYTIMGDPETISREVIDFQQTYQVDEIIAISNIYDPEKEIHSYEIFKQVVDALRVEKIALL